The genomic region TCTGGGCTTCACCAACGTTGATGAAGCGGATGACGGCAATACCGCTTTGCCCATGCTTAAAAGCGGTAAGTACGATTTCTTGGTGACAGATTGGAACATGCCCGGAATGTCCGGTTTTGATCTGCTCAAAGCGGTGCGGGCTGATGAAAATCTGAAAACCCTCCCTGTCTTGATGGTTACCGCCGAAGCCAAACGCGATCAGATTGTGGCCGCTGCTCAAGCTGGCGTGAATGGCTATGTTGTAAAGCCTTTTACGGCCGCCGTTCTCAAAGATAAAATCGAGAAAATCTTTGAGCGAATCCAGTAAACAGCTATCGGACGGCTCGTATGAGTGATGACAAGAAAGACCACCGAGGTCTTGAGACAGAGGTAACTGAAAAGCTCCGGCAGCAGGCTGCAGAGCTCGTGAAAAGCGTTGAAAGCGGGGATTATGCCCGCTCCATGAGCCTGATCAATGAGCTGAGCGACGTCAGAGACCAAAGTCTTTATCGCGAAGTTGGCCGCCTGACCCGAACACTGCATGAGGCAATCCGCAACTTCCAGATAGTTCCGCGCAGCCAAGAGCAGAAAGAAGTTTTGTCGGTGATGACAGACGCGTCAGACAGGTTGGCATACGTTGTTCAAATGACTGGCCAGGCTGCCAATCGCACCATGGATCTGGTTGAAGAAAGCATGCCACTGGCCCACGTAGTGCGCGACGAAGCGACTTCATTAAGGGAAG from Marinobacter sp. LV10R510-11A harbors:
- a CDS encoding protein phosphatase CheZ, encoding MSDDKKDHRGLETEVTEKLRQQAAELVKSVESGDYARSMSLINELSDVRDQSLYREVGRLTRTLHEAIRNFQIVPRSQEQKEVLSVMTDASDRLAYVVQMTGQAANRTMDLVEESMPLAHVVRDEATSLREEWQRLRRREMQPAEFRELYGRIDAFFLSVTKDADTIYSSLSEILLAQDFQDLTGQVIQRVTALVKEVEEQMLSLVVMASHVDQLTGTVHQIDSHEVSAEQGVGPQMKAEEREDVVSGQNDVDDLLSSLGF
- the cheY gene encoding chemotaxis response regulator CheY, translating into MDKNMKILIVDDFSTMRRIIKNLLRDLGFTNVDEADDGNTALPMLKSGKYDFLVTDWNMPGMSGFDLLKAVRADENLKTLPVLMVTAEAKRDQIVAAAQAGVNGYVVKPFTAAVLKDKIEKIFERIQ